A genomic window from Cloacibacillus evryensis DSM 19522 includes:
- a CDS encoding HdeD family acid-resistance protein, translating into MLFTGNFSKDDLAKSKKRFYWVGGIMLVIGFLSLSMPMLASFAIETLLGFFLLAIGFGNAFGAYSAIRSGDSPWQQAFMAVISIAAGIVFLAHPLAGVMTLSILLAAYFLVDGITKIIEYFRVKAIGGSLWILLSGVLGVVLAFMMWKNFFTGAAVIGIILGIDLIFSGMGLILLGRGCSDMSKKM; encoded by the coding sequence ATGTTATTTACGGGAAATTTCTCAAAGGACGACCTCGCAAAGAGTAAGAAGAGATTCTACTGGGTCGGCGGCATTATGCTCGTAATAGGCTTCCTCTCACTGTCGATGCCGATGCTGGCCTCCTTCGCGATAGAGACGCTGCTTGGCTTCTTTCTGCTCGCGATAGGCTTCGGCAACGCCTTCGGCGCCTATTCGGCGATCCGCTCGGGAGACAGCCCCTGGCAGCAGGCCTTCATGGCGGTAATATCCATCGCCGCGGGCATCGTTTTCCTCGCGCACCCGCTCGCGGGAGTAATGACGCTCAGCATCCTGCTCGCCGCCTACTTCCTTGTCGACGGGATCACAAAGATAATCGAATACTTCCGGGTAAAAGCCATCGGCGGTTCGCTGTGGATACTGCTGTCGGGCGTGCTCGGCGTGGTGCTGGCCTTCATGATGTGGAAGAACTTCTTCACCGGCGCGGCGGTGATCGGAATAATCCTCGGGATAGACCTCATCTTCAGCGGCATGGGGCTCATCCTGCTGGGACGCGGCTGCTCCGATATGTCCAAGAAAATGTGA
- a CDS encoding DUF523 domain-containing protein, translating into MGVDCERILVSACLLGMNCRYCGGGCEDERAAELLAQYCLLPVCPEQLGGLPTPREPDEILNGRVIGRSGQDNTEAFELGAREALRAAKLFNCRFALLKERSPSCGSNVIYDGSFTGRRIAGAGVTARLLAAEGIKVFSEEHIDELKEALKCRA; encoded by the coding sequence ATGGGAGTCGATTGCGAGCGAATACTTGTCAGCGCCTGTCTGTTGGGGATGAATTGCCGTTACTGCGGCGGAGGTTGTGAGGACGAGCGCGCCGCGGAGCTTCTGGCGCAGTATTGCCTGCTGCCCGTCTGCCCCGAACAGCTCGGCGGACTGCCGACTCCGCGCGAGCCTGACGAGATATTGAACGGCCGCGTGATAGGCAGGAGCGGCCAGGACAACACGGAGGCCTTTGAACTCGGCGCGAGAGAGGCGCTGCGGGCGGCTAAACTTTTCAACTGCCGTTTCGCGCTTCTCAAGGAGCGCAGCCCCTCCTGCGGTTCAAATGTGATATATGACGGCAGCTTTACCGGCAGGCGGATCGCAGGCGCCGGAGTCACGGCGCGCCTGCTCGCCGCGGAGGGAATAAAGGTTTTCAGCGAGGAACATATAGACGAATTGAAGGAGGCGCTAAAATGCCGCGCGTAG
- a CDS encoding HutD/Ves family protein, translated as MPRVDINVVRKDELEHKRWSGGVTTQLAIWPEDADYAARKFDWRISSAVVEDEESTFTPLPGIHRHLMLLEGGIELAHEGVGSRLMIPLADVAEFEGGWETRSSGRCVDFNLMTAKDYEGKMEPVAANKKIKLPMPPASRCWYGFYSIADGVAADIEKDGRFARVTLDRGDFLLISYLPAPGDELSVTLGSQAEIPAVSAAVWRKS; from the coding sequence ATGCCGCGCGTAGATATCAATGTGGTGCGCAAGGATGAACTCGAACATAAAAGGTGGAGCGGAGGCGTTACGACGCAGCTCGCGATATGGCCGGAGGATGCGGACTATGCCGCGAGAAAATTTGACTGGCGCATAAGTTCGGCGGTCGTCGAGGATGAAGAATCCACCTTTACGCCGCTTCCGGGGATACACCGGCACCTGATGCTGCTGGAGGGCGGCATCGAGCTCGCCCATGAAGGGGTCGGAAGCCGGCTGATGATACCGCTCGCTGATGTCGCCGAATTTGAAGGCGGATGGGAGACGAGATCTTCCGGCAGATGCGTTGACTTTAACCTCATGACAGCCAAAGATTATGAGGGCAAAATGGAACCAGTAGCCGCAAATAAAAAAATAAAACTGCCCATGCCCCCGGCGTCACGCTGCTGGTACGGATTTTATTCCATCGCTGACGGCGTTGCGGCGGATATTGAGAAGGATGGCCGTTTCGCAAGGGTGACGCTGGATAGAGGGGATTTTCTTCTCATATCGTATCTGCCGGCGCCCGGCGATGAGCTGTCCGTCACGCTCGGCTCACAGGCGGAGATCCCGGCCGTGAGCGCCGCAGTCTGGCGGAAGAGCTGA
- a CDS encoding formimidoylglutamase, translated as MRYKIDPAARDLFYSRNDPKDRRLGELVSRINVKEVEEGTVAIIGVPEDRGITANKGRAGAADGPDDIRRRLYRLTPGFSADFHRLRIADVGNIRTKDLTLEEVHQAETEAVAEITARGGLPIVLGGGHDLTYPGVAGLVKGANIGHDGMGLINVDAHLDVRSDENGINSGTSFYRALTQLPDKALRGEAFVEFGIQEQYNSPYYYNWVLEQGGHVITLREVSERVMEFFLQALNAAGKNSRSIAVSLDIDAVRSTEAPGASASNPSGLKAPELDKIAYLAGRSIKVKYLDIMEVSPILDEDHRTAALAASALFSFFRGLCER; from the coding sequence ATGAGATACAAAATAGATCCGGCGGCCAGAGATCTTTTTTACAGCCGGAACGACCCCAAGGACCGCAGGCTCGGCGAACTGGTGTCGCGCATAAACGTCAAGGAAGTGGAAGAGGGGACCGTCGCGATCATCGGCGTCCCCGAGGACCGCGGGATAACGGCTAACAAGGGACGCGCGGGAGCCGCGGACGGCCCCGACGATATCAGACGCCGGCTCTATCGGCTGACGCCCGGATTCAGCGCGGATTTTCACCGTCTGCGGATCGCCGACGTCGGCAACATAAGGACAAAGGACCTCACACTTGAAGAGGTCCATCAGGCGGAGACCGAGGCGGTCGCCGAAATAACGGCCCGCGGCGGACTGCCGATAGTCCTCGGCGGCGGCCATGACCTCACCTATCCCGGGGTCGCGGGGTTGGTGAAAGGAGCCAATATCGGACATGACGGCATGGGGCTGATAAACGTCGACGCTCACCTAGACGTGCGCAGCGACGAAAACGGCATCAACAGCGGGACCTCTTTCTATCGCGCGCTGACGCAGCTGCCGGACAAAGCACTTCGCGGAGAGGCTTTCGTCGAATTCGGCATTCAGGAACAGTACAATTCTCCCTATTATTATAACTGGGTGCTCGAACAGGGCGGACACGTCATCACGCTGCGCGAAGTCTCGGAGAGGGTGATGGAATTCTTCCTGCAGGCGCTCAACGCCGCCGGAAAAAACAGCCGGTCGATCGCCGTCTCTCTGGACATCGACGCCGTCCGCAGCACGGAGGCGCCGGGAGCCTCCGCCAGCAATCCGAGCGGGCTCAAGGCCCCGGAGCTGGACAAGATAGCCTACCTCGCGGGACGCAGCATAAAAGTAAAGTATCTCGATATAATGGAGGTCTCGCCGATCCTCGACGAAGACCACCGCACCGCGGCGCTCGCCGCCTCGGCGCTGTTCTCCTTCTTCCGGGGGCTCTGCGAGAGGTAA
- a CDS encoding glutaredoxin family protein → MKELKMFMFEGCPHCKRAKEMISELLAGHPEYKDVPFVMIDEKKEPAVADKYDYYYVPTFFAGDEKIAEGVPTKEGVEKAFRAAYNG, encoded by the coding sequence ATGAAAGAACTGAAGATGTTTATGTTTGAGGGATGCCCGCACTGCAAACGGGCCAAGGAGATGATATCGGAGCTGCTTGCCGGGCATCCGGAGTATAAAGATGTTCCGTTCGTGATGATCGACGAGAAGAAGGAGCCCGCCGTCGCGGATAAGTACGATTATTATTATGTCCCGACCTTCTTTGCCGGCGACGAGAAGATAGCAGAGGGCGTTCCCACCAAAGAGGGTGTGGAAAAGGCTTTCCGCGCGGCCTATAACGGATAG
- the cysK gene encoding cysteine synthase A produces MKNVDDLEIMELVGGTPLYRLKGDSGGAEVWVKLEGANPGGSIKDRAAWGMLKDAQRRGLLTEKTVIVEPTSGNTGIGLAMLGRALGLPVILTMPESMSKERRAVLAAFGARLVLTPASAGMAGAVDEAKRILSEDKNALLLDQFSNPGNPRAHEETTGPEILAQLPEGKRLAAFVASFGTGATVTGVGRALRKDFPDVRIVAVEPASSPLITKGKAGPHKIQGIGANFVPANLAVSEIDEFMTVTDGDALETARRLAAEEGLFSGISTGANVWAALKIAKELPRDSLVVTVQPDRGDKYLSVFSEGA; encoded by the coding sequence TTGAAGAACGTTGACGATCTGGAAATAATGGAGCTGGTGGGCGGTACTCCGCTCTATCGGCTCAAAGGGGACAGCGGCGGCGCCGAGGTCTGGGTAAAGCTCGAAGGGGCGAATCCCGGCGGCTCGATAAAGGACCGCGCCGCGTGGGGGATGCTAAAAGATGCTCAGCGCCGGGGACTGCTCACGGAAAAGACGGTGATCGTTGAGCCGACCAGCGGGAACACTGGCATCGGTCTCGCGATGCTGGGGCGCGCGCTGGGCCTCCCCGTGATCCTGACGATGCCCGAATCGATGTCCAAAGAACGCCGTGCGGTGCTTGCCGCCTTTGGCGCGCGGCTGGTGCTTACACCGGCCTCCGCGGGAATGGCCGGCGCGGTGGACGAGGCGAAGCGGATATTGAGCGAGGATAAAAACGCGCTGCTGCTTGACCAGTTTTCGAATCCGGGCAATCCGCGCGCTCATGAAGAGACTACGGGGCCGGAGATATTGGCTCAGCTGCCGGAGGGCAAAAGGCTCGCGGCCTTTGTCGCCTCCTTCGGTACGGGGGCCACTGTGACGGGCGTCGGGCGCGCTTTGCGCAAGGATTTTCCCGATGTGAGGATCGTCGCCGTCGAGCCGGCCTCCAGCCCGCTGATCACGAAGGGGAAGGCGGGGCCGCATAAGATACAGGGCATCGGCGCGAACTTCGTTCCCGCCAATCTCGCCGTATCGGAGATAGACGAGTTTATGACGGTCACCGACGGCGACGCTCTGGAGACCGCACGCAGGCTGGCCGCCGAGGAGGGGTTGTTCAGCGGCATCTCCACCGGGGCGAACGTCTGGGCGGCGCTGAAGATCGCGAAAGAGCTGCCGCGTGACAGCCTCGTCGTTACCGTCCAGCCTGACCGCGGCGATAAATACCTGAGCGTTTTTTCCGAGGGCGCTTAG
- a CDS encoding class I SAM-dependent methyltransferase, whose product MPLVQVDKNLKEKMLFIKKFVSEPRIIGSITPSSPQLVASMLCNVDWERVGAIAEFGAGTGVVTKAIIKNKRPQSRLFVFEIESDLRQKLSRDTGLDIYDDAAKLPRVLEDERLKKVDLIVSGLPYAVLPQCVTASVLDGISRTLDDDGMFVAFQYSLHMKGAFERIFKEVRTRFVMMNIPPAFVYECRGLK is encoded by the coding sequence ATGCCTTTGGTACAGGTCGATAAAAACTTGAAGGAAAAGATGCTTTTCATAAAAAAATTTGTCTCAGAACCGCGTATTATCGGCAGCATAACCCCGAGCTCGCCGCAGCTTGTCGCCTCTATGCTCTGTAATGTGGACTGGGAGCGCGTGGGCGCGATCGCGGAGTTCGGCGCCGGTACCGGCGTGGTGACGAAGGCGATAATAAAGAATAAACGGCCGCAGAGCAGGCTCTTTGTATTTGAGATAGAGAGCGACCTCCGGCAAAAGCTGAGCCGCGACACGGGGCTTGACATCTATGACGATGCCGCTAAGCTGCCGCGTGTGCTCGAGGATGAGAGGTTAAAGAAGGTGGACCTGATAGTTTCCGGCCTGCCCTACGCTGTTTTGCCGCAATGCGTCACCGCCTCCGTGCTTGACGGGATATCACGGACGCTGGACGACGACGGGATGTTCGTCGCCTTCCAGTATTCCCTTCACATGAAGGGAGCATTCGAGCGGATCTTCAAAGAAGTAAGGACGAGGTTTGTGATGATGAACATTCCCCCCGCTTTTGTCTATGAGTGCCGGGGGCTGAAATAG
- the purE gene encoding 5-(carboxyamino)imidazole ribonucleotide mutase, giving the protein MTAKIGIIMGSASDIPVVEKGTPILEELGIEFEVAIASAHRTPADVENYAKGARRRGIRAIIAVAGLSAALPGVVAAATTLPVIGVPVKGGALDGLDALLSITQMPPGVPAASVGLNGAKNACLLAARIVAASDDELTAKLEAYAAKEARKVRESRKKLENLPAAPAEAY; this is encoded by the coding sequence ATGACGGCAAAAATCGGTATAATCATGGGCTCCGCCTCCGACATTCCCGTCGTGGAAAAGGGGACGCCCATCCTTGAGGAGCTCGGCATAGAATTTGAAGTTGCGATCGCCTCGGCGCACCGCACGCCGGCGGACGTTGAAAACTACGCAAAGGGCGCGCGCAGGCGCGGCATAAGGGCGATCATCGCCGTCGCCGGCCTCTCGGCGGCACTGCCCGGCGTTGTCGCAGCCGCCACCACTCTGCCCGTGATCGGCGTTCCCGTCAAGGGCGGCGCTCTTGACGGCCTCGACGCGCTGCTCTCGATCACGCAGATGCCTCCCGGCGTTCCCGCGGCCTCAGTGGGACTCAACGGCGCGAAAAACGCCTGCCTGCTGGCGGCGCGCATCGTCGCCGCGAGCGACGACGAACTGACGGCAAAGCTCGAAGCCTACGCCGCGAAAGAGGCACGCAAGGTGCGCGAAAGCCGCAAAAAGCTCGAAAACCTGCCAGCGGCTCCGGCGGAGGCCTATTAA
- the purD gene encoding phosphoribosylamine--glycine ligase: MKVMVLGGGGREHAVVHAFSQSKITGGLHCCPGNPGIAKLARCHAGDPCDPQAMVGLCRELGIELVFIGPEAPLVAGTADALRAAGILVMGPGASGARLEGSKAFSKQFMKRHGIPTSDFDLCTDLDECKAALAKRSAPFVVKADGLAAGKGAFLPESYDEAVATCRMMLEEQKLGSAGNLIVVEDYVQGMEMTVLALTDGKTVRILPSSQDHKRALDGDKGNNTGGMGAYSPVPWVDEAFMKKVTDEVLTPTVDGLKAEDIPFCGVIYAGIMIKPDGSLSVLEYNVRLGDPETQVVLPAFGGDFGEVILACAKGELADTEWPGAKCVALGVVMASGGYPDAFEKGCTISGADEEIENTFVYHAGTKLNDKGELVTNGGRVLTVVGLADDLPTARERAYGRVKKIHFAKAHYRNDIGDKSLKRGK, translated from the coding sequence ATGAAGGTAATGGTATTAGGCGGCGGCGGCAGAGAACACGCGGTCGTCCATGCATTTTCCCAATCAAAGATAACGGGCGGACTGCACTGCTGCCCCGGCAACCCTGGAATCGCGAAGCTCGCGCGCTGCCACGCCGGAGATCCCTGCGATCCGCAGGCCATGGTCGGGCTCTGCCGCGAACTCGGCATTGAACTCGTCTTCATCGGACCGGAAGCACCTCTCGTGGCCGGCACGGCGGACGCGCTGCGCGCGGCGGGCATCCTCGTCATGGGGCCGGGAGCTTCAGGCGCCCGCCTTGAGGGCAGCAAAGCTTTCTCCAAGCAGTTCATGAAAAGGCACGGCATTCCAACCTCCGACTTCGACCTCTGCACCGACCTCGACGAATGCAAGGCCGCCCTTGCGAAGCGCAGCGCGCCGTTCGTAGTCAAGGCGGACGGCCTCGCGGCCGGCAAAGGGGCCTTTCTCCCCGAAAGTTACGATGAGGCCGTCGCCACCTGCCGCATGATGCTTGAGGAGCAGAAACTCGGCAGTGCGGGCAACCTGATAGTCGTCGAAGACTACGTCCAGGGAATGGAGATGACCGTGCTCGCCCTCACAGACGGCAAGACGGTGCGCATCCTCCCCTCCAGCCAGGACCACAAGCGGGCGCTCGACGGCGACAAGGGCAACAACACAGGCGGCATGGGAGCCTACTCGCCCGTTCCGTGGGTAGACGAGGCCTTCATGAAGAAGGTCACCGACGAGGTCCTCACCCCGACGGTCGACGGGCTCAAAGCCGAAGATATCCCCTTCTGCGGCGTCATCTACGCCGGCATCATGATAAAGCCGGACGGTTCGCTGTCAGTCCTCGAATATAACGTGCGCCTCGGAGACCCGGAGACGCAGGTCGTGCTGCCCGCCTTCGGCGGCGACTTCGGCGAAGTCATCCTTGCCTGCGCCAAGGGCGAGCTGGCGGATACGGAATGGCCCGGCGCCAAATGCGTCGCGCTGGGGGTCGTCATGGCCTCCGGCGGATATCCCGACGCCTTCGAGAAAGGCTGTACGATCAGCGGCGCGGACGAAGAGATAGAAAACACCTTCGTCTACCACGCCGGCACGAAACTCAACGATAAGGGCGAACTCGTCACCAACGGCGGCCGCGTCCTCACCGTAGTCGGCCTCGCGGACGACCTGCCAACGGCGCGTGAACGCGCCTACGGGCGGGTAAAAAAGATACATTTCGCAAAGGCCCACTACAGAAACGACATCGGCGACAAATCGCTGAAGAGGGGGAAATAA